A window from Streptomyces sp. NBC_00271 encodes these proteins:
- a CDS encoding superoxide dismutase, which produces MVAGMIAGALASAVLTVGGGAGAGGYWMTTDARFAPPGAFVPSAALTYDMQVVPAAGGIEVSQLMDERGATTVRLRVTGVKAGHVFGARVHQKSCAADPAAAGGVYQHREDPAHTDPDNEVWLDFTADENGTGEARTRHDWGFRQGGAASVVLYDGPGARGARLACFTVPFGWVAGTA; this is translated from the coding sequence ATGGTGGCAGGGATGATCGCCGGCGCTCTGGCGTCGGCCGTACTGACGGTGGGCGGCGGCGCGGGAGCGGGCGGCTACTGGATGACGACGGACGCGCGGTTCGCGCCGCCCGGCGCCTTCGTTCCGTCGGCGGCGCTGACGTACGACATGCAGGTCGTGCCGGCGGCCGGCGGGATCGAGGTGAGTCAGCTGATGGACGAGCGGGGCGCCACGACCGTACGGCTGCGGGTGACCGGAGTGAAGGCGGGCCACGTGTTCGGGGCGCGGGTGCACCAGAAGTCCTGCGCCGCCGATCCGGCCGCGGCGGGCGGGGTCTACCAGCACCGCGAGGACCCGGCTCACACCGACCCGGACAACGAGGTGTGGCTGGACTTCACCGCCGACGAGAACGGGACGGGTGAGGCGAGGACCCGGCACGACTGGGGCTTCAGGCAGGGCGGGGCCGCTTCGGTCGTGCTGTACGACGGGCCGGGCGCGAGAGGCGCGCGGCTGGCGTGCTTCACCGTCCCGTTCGGCTGGGTCGCAGGGACCGCCTGA
- a CDS encoding DedA family protein — translation MLESVGPLTGSPWIYAAVAVSVLLDVFLPVLPSGVLVITAATAAAAGSAGAAVGQAVPNTMALIISAATASVLGDLVAYRLAWRGGERLDRAIARSRRLSSAQERLGAVLARGGGARGALVVLARFAPAGRSVVSLGAGAAHRRVREFLPWSIVAGLAWAAYSVALGYFGGQWLGASWFATGVSFLALFGAGAGAAYLMRRPEPQESGPGA, via the coding sequence GTGTTGGAGAGTGTGGGGCCGCTGACGGGCAGCCCATGGATCTACGCGGCGGTGGCCGTCTCGGTCCTGCTGGACGTCTTCCTTCCGGTCCTGCCGAGCGGCGTCCTCGTCATCACGGCGGCCACGGCAGCGGCGGCGGGCTCCGCGGGGGCCGCCGTCGGGCAGGCGGTGCCCAACACCATGGCGCTCATCATCTCCGCGGCCACCGCCTCGGTCCTCGGCGACCTGGTGGCCTACCGGCTGGCCTGGCGCGGCGGCGAACGCCTGGACCGGGCCATAGCCCGCTCGCGCCGGCTGTCCAGCGCGCAGGAACGTCTCGGCGCGGTCCTCGCGCGCGGCGGCGGCGCCCGGGGCGCGCTGGTCGTCCTCGCCCGCTTCGCGCCCGCCGGACGCTCGGTCGTCTCACTCGGCGCGGGCGCGGCCCACCGCCGGGTCCGCGAGTTCCTGCCCTGGTCGATCGTGGCGGGCCTGGCCTGGGCCGCCTACAGCGTCGCCCTCGGCTACTTCGGCGGCCAGTGGCTGGGCGCGAGCTGGTTCGCGACCGGGGTGTCGTTCCTGGCGCTGTTCGGCGCGGGGGCGGGCGCGGCGTACCTGATGCGCCGTCCCGAACCCCAGGAGTCGGGCCCCGGCGCCTGA
- a CDS encoding DUF2277 domain-containing protein — MCRSIKTLRPPVLPEEATEEEIRAAALQYVRKVSGFRAPAAHNREVFDRAVEAIAAATAELLDGLEVRGAAQPQRAAG; from the coding sequence ATGTGCCGCAGCATCAAGACACTCCGCCCGCCCGTGCTCCCCGAAGAGGCCACCGAGGAGGAGATCCGGGCCGCCGCCCTCCAGTACGTCCGCAAGGTGTCCGGATTCCGTGCCCCGGCCGCCCACAACCGTGAGGTGTTCGACCGCGCGGTCGAGGCGATCGCCGCCGCCACGGCCGAACTGCTGGACGGCCTGGAGGTACGCGGGGCCGCCCAGCCCCAGCGCGCCGCCGGGTAG
- a CDS encoding ketopantoate reductase family protein yields MTKDQSKERADERSQERSTVAVLGPGGVGGLLAALVARAGHRVICLAGDETARALCTDGIRVRSGRFGDFTAAVEADTELREPVDACLITVKHTALDAALERVRPEVLGDGLLVPFLNGVEHPATLRARYGAARVAPAVIRVESTRTAPGVIAHGSPFAEIDLTGASVPRGRLDALAGVLAAAGPTVRVMDDETATLWAKMSFLAPFALLTTRYGVPLGEVRTRHREELTALVAETAAVSRACGGPADPAVALARYDAFPPDTKSSMQRDAEAGRPLELDAIGGALLRAADRHGVAVPVARGLVRELEGREELKGDRRH; encoded by the coding sequence ATGACCAAGGACCAGTCGAAGGAACGGGCCGACGAACGGTCTCAGGAACGGTCGACCGTGGCGGTACTGGGCCCGGGCGGCGTCGGCGGACTGCTGGCGGCGCTGGTGGCGCGGGCCGGACACCGGGTGATCTGCCTGGCCGGGGACGAGACGGCGCGGGCGCTGTGCACGGACGGCATCCGCGTCCGCAGCGGCCGGTTCGGGGACTTCACGGCGGCCGTGGAGGCCGACACCGAACTGCGCGAACCGGTCGACGCCTGCCTGATCACCGTCAAGCACACGGCGCTGGACGCGGCCCTGGAGCGGGTACGGCCGGAGGTGCTCGGCGACGGACTGCTGGTCCCGTTCCTGAACGGTGTCGAACACCCCGCGACGCTGCGCGCCCGCTACGGCGCCGCCCGTGTCGCCCCCGCCGTCATCCGCGTCGAGTCGACCCGGACCGCACCCGGGGTCATCGCACACGGCAGCCCCTTCGCCGAGATCGACCTGACCGGCGCGAGCGTGCCGCGCGGCCGACTGGACGCGCTCGCCGGGGTGTTGGCGGCGGCCGGCCCCACCGTCCGCGTGATGGACGACGAGACGGCGACGCTGTGGGCGAAGATGTCGTTCCTCGCGCCGTTCGCGCTGCTGACGACCCGTTACGGGGTGCCGCTGGGCGAGGTCCGTACACGCCACCGCGAGGAGTTGACGGCCCTGGTGGCGGAGACGGCCGCCGTCAGCCGGGCGTGCGGCGGCCCGGCGGACCCGGCCGTGGCCCTCGCCCGCTACGACGCCTTCCCGCCGGACACCAAGTCCTCCATGCAGCGCGACGCCGAGGCGGGCCGTCCGCTCGAACTGGACGCGATCGGCGGCGCGTTGCTGCGGGCCGCGGACCGGCACGGGGTGGCCGTGCCGGTGGCGCGGGGACTGGTGCGGGAGTTGGAGGGGCGGGAGGAACTGAAGGGCGACCGCCGCCACTGA
- a CDS encoding hydrolase, translating to MAVTTLDPKTALVVIDLQNGIAGNPGLAPHPAAEVVERSARLADAFREQSLPVVLVRVTAAADGADGVPGRIDGPARAPRVWPEGWDVLVDELAGHPEDIVVTKRNWGAFYGTDLDLQLRRRGITQIVLVGIATSIGVESSARAAHEHGYHVTLATDAMSDIDAETHRNSVERIFPRLGETGTTDEILEVLAKTHA from the coding sequence ATGGCTGTCACCACGCTCGACCCGAAGACGGCGCTCGTCGTCATCGACCTGCAGAACGGCATCGCCGGCAACCCGGGCCTCGCCCCGCACCCGGCCGCCGAGGTCGTGGAGCGGTCGGCCCGGCTCGCGGACGCGTTCCGCGAGCAGAGCCTCCCCGTCGTCCTCGTCCGGGTCACCGCCGCCGCCGACGGCGCGGACGGCGTCCCCGGGCGCATCGACGGCCCCGCCCGCGCCCCGCGTGTCTGGCCGGAGGGCTGGGACGTCCTCGTCGACGAGCTCGCCGGTCACCCGGAGGACATCGTCGTCACCAAGCGGAACTGGGGCGCGTTCTACGGCACCGACCTCGACCTGCAGCTGCGTCGCCGCGGGATCACCCAGATCGTGCTGGTCGGCATCGCCACCAGCATCGGCGTCGAGTCCAGCGCCCGCGCCGCCCACGAGCACGGCTACCACGTCACCCTGGCCACCGACGCGATGTCCGACATCGACGCCGAGACCCACCGCAACAGCGTCGAGCGGATCTTCCCGCGTCTCGGTGAGACGGGCACGACGGACGAGATCCTGGAAGTGCTGGCCAAGACCCACGCCTGA
- a CDS encoding MFS transporter produces MPKISGLARSDRRSRPRPADSFDRRLIAPMVLGSVLNPINSAMIAVALVPIGAALGAPPAQTAWLVTGLYLATAVGQPVIGRLVDTYGPRRLYLIGTALVGIAGLLGALAPSLGALVAARVLLGVGTSAAYPASMSLTRSEAERTGRDSPAGVLTALAVSAQTVSVVGPTLGGLLIGVGGWRTIFLVNVPLSGACLVLGVLRLPKSPGGRRERRSVDPLGMALFAVLLAALMFFLMKPRADHWWLLVLAVGAATAFALREVRVAEPFIDLRVLGGNIPMLATFLRQFLSFTTAYAFLYGFTQWLEEGRELSAATAGLVLLPLSLSALAVSAVTGRREAIRGKLVVGSLVQIAGCAALLGANAGSAIWLLGAVGIVMGIPQGLNGLANQNALYRQADPARMGSAAGLLRTFMYLGAMVASAADAAVFPHGADTGGLHDLALFMLAGATLLLAVTLLDRSLRTPAHSTPRKA; encoded by the coding sequence ATGCCCAAGATATCCGGACTCGCTCGCTCCGACCGGCGCTCGCGCCCCCGCCCCGCGGACTCCTTCGACCGGCGGCTGATCGCCCCGATGGTCCTCGGATCCGTACTGAATCCCATCAACTCCGCGATGATCGCGGTGGCGTTGGTGCCGATCGGGGCCGCGCTCGGGGCACCGCCCGCGCAGACGGCCTGGCTGGTCACGGGGCTCTACCTGGCCACCGCCGTGGGGCAGCCCGTCATCGGACGGCTCGTGGACACGTACGGACCTCGTCGTCTCTATCTCATCGGGACGGCCCTCGTCGGGATCGCCGGGCTGCTCGGCGCCCTCGCTCCGAGCCTCGGCGCGCTGGTCGCCGCCCGGGTGCTGCTCGGAGTGGGCACCTCCGCCGCGTACCCCGCCTCGATGAGCCTCACCCGCAGTGAGGCCGAGCGCACCGGGCGGGACAGCCCGGCCGGAGTACTGACCGCGCTCGCCGTCTCCGCCCAGACCGTCTCCGTCGTCGGCCCCACCCTGGGCGGACTGCTGATCGGTGTGGGCGGCTGGCGCACCATCTTCCTCGTCAACGTGCCGCTGTCGGGGGCCTGTCTGGTCCTCGGTGTGTTGCGGCTGCCGAAGAGCCCGGGCGGGCGGCGGGAGAGGCGGAGCGTCGATCCGCTCGGTATGGCGCTGTTCGCCGTCCTGCTCGCCGCCCTCATGTTCTTCCTGATGAAACCGCGGGCCGACCACTGGTGGCTGCTCGTCCTCGCCGTCGGCGCGGCAACGGCCTTCGCCCTGCGGGAGGTTCGCGTCGCGGAGCCGTTCATCGATCTGCGGGTGCTCGGCGGCAACATCCCCATGCTGGCGACCTTCCTGCGTCAATTCCTCAGCTTCACGACGGCGTACGCGTTCCTGTACGGCTTCACGCAGTGGCTGGAGGAGGGACGGGAGCTGTCCGCCGCCACCGCCGGACTCGTACTGCTGCCCCTGTCGCTCAGCGCGCTGGCCGTCTCCGCCGTCACCGGGCGCCGCGAGGCGATCCGGGGCAAGCTCGTCGTGGGCAGTCTGGTGCAGATCGCCGGGTGTGCCGCGCTGTTGGGCGCGAACGCGGGCAGCGCGATCTGGCTGCTCGGCGCCGTCGGGATCGTCATGGGCATCCCGCAGGGCCTCAACGGCCTCGCCAACCAGAACGCCCTCTACCGGCAGGCCGACCCCGCCCGCATGGGCTCCGCGGCCGGCCTCCTGCGCACCTTCATGTACCTCGGCGCGATGGTCGCCTCCGCCGCCGACGCGGCCGTCTTCCCCCATGGCGCCGACACCGGGGGCCTGCACGACCTGGCCCTCTTCATGCTCGCCGGAGCCACGCTGCTCCTGGCGGTGACCCTGCTCGACCGATCCCTGCGCACCCCCGCGCACTCCACCCCCCGAAAGGCCTGA
- a CDS encoding MarR family winged helix-turn-helix transcriptional regulator, whose translation MDDSRDGAEGADGVDGISGSAARAARDLRVAFNRLRRRIREVAETEGEAQDLTPSQVSALTLVSKSGAATASGLAASEGVRPQSMAATLAALDQYGLIERNPDPGDGRRQLVTLTDAGRERIEGTRQARAEWLARAFEDRCTEAERQTVIEAMAVLDRLTRP comes from the coding sequence ATGGACGACAGTAGGGACGGCGCCGAAGGCGCGGACGGTGTCGACGGGATCTCCGGGTCCGCCGCCCGTGCCGCGCGGGATCTGCGGGTCGCGTTCAACCGGCTGCGGCGGCGGATCCGGGAGGTCGCCGAGACGGAGGGGGAGGCGCAGGACCTCACGCCCTCCCAGGTGTCCGCGCTCACGCTGGTGAGCAAGAGCGGCGCCGCGACGGCCAGTGGACTCGCGGCCTCCGAGGGGGTGCGCCCGCAGTCGATGGCCGCCACGCTCGCCGCGCTCGACCAGTACGGGTTGATCGAGCGCAACCCCGACCCCGGGGACGGCCGGCGGCAGCTCGTCACGCTCACCGACGCGGGGCGCGAGCGCATCGAGGGCACCCGGCAGGCCCGTGCGGAGTGGCTGGCCCGGGCCTTCGAGGACCGCTGCACGGAGGCCGAGCGGCAGACCGTCATCGAGGCCATGGCCGTACTGGACCGGCTCACCCGGCCGTGA
- a CDS encoding alpha/beta fold hydrolase → MSVALRQVKANGVELNVALAGEGPAVLLLHGFPHTWQLWTHVLDGLAGRYRVIAPDLRGCGASARTAGGYDAGTLAADAEALLDALGETSAAVVGIDAGTPPAFLLAMRRPDLVRRLVVMESLVGRLPGAEEFLAHSAPWWFGFHSAPGLAESVLTGHEDRYIEWFLDAGTLGQGVDPAVRDAFVHAYTGTEALRCAFSYYRALPESSRQIQEAVRTARLTVPTMAIGAHPVGSALEQQLRPVTDHLSGHVIENCGHIIPLHRPDRLLALLEPFLAPAGSTGSRGQLQHHGRRQ, encoded by the coding sequence ATGTCCGTCGCACTCCGGCAGGTCAAAGCCAACGGCGTCGAACTCAACGTGGCCCTGGCCGGCGAGGGCCCGGCCGTTCTGCTGCTCCACGGCTTCCCGCACACCTGGCAGCTGTGGACCCACGTCCTGGACGGGCTCGCCGGGCGGTACCGAGTCATCGCACCGGACCTGCGCGGATGCGGCGCGAGCGCGCGCACGGCGGGCGGCTACGACGCCGGTACGCTCGCGGCCGACGCCGAAGCCCTCCTCGACGCCCTCGGAGAGACCTCGGCCGCCGTGGTCGGCATCGACGCGGGCACCCCGCCGGCCTTCCTGCTCGCCATGCGCCGCCCCGACCTCGTCCGGCGACTCGTCGTCATGGAGTCGCTGGTGGGCAGGCTGCCGGGCGCCGAGGAGTTCCTCGCCCACAGCGCGCCGTGGTGGTTCGGCTTCCACTCGGCACCCGGCCTCGCGGAATCCGTCCTGACCGGGCACGAGGACCGGTACATCGAATGGTTCCTCGACGCGGGCACCCTCGGGCAGGGCGTGGATCCCGCCGTCCGTGACGCCTTCGTCCACGCGTACACCGGGACCGAGGCCCTGCGCTGCGCCTTCTCGTACTACCGGGCCCTGCCCGAAAGTTCCCGGCAGATCCAGGAAGCCGTCCGCACGGCCCGGCTGACCGTACCCACCATGGCCATCGGCGCCCACCCCGTGGGCAGCGCGCTCGAACAACAACTGCGGCCGGTGACCGACCACTTGAGCGGCCACGTCATCGAGAACTGCGGACACATCATCCCGCTGCACCGCCCGGACCGGCTCCTCGCCCTGCTGGAGCCGTTCCTCGCCCCGGCGGGATCAACGGGATCAAGGGGTCAGCTTCAGCATCATGGCCGACGGCAGTGA
- a CDS encoding winged helix-turn-helix transcriptional regulator, with protein MTPSPPQPRDGTRGDLFDPRCPTRRLLDRIGTKWMSMAVKVLAEASPEEVRFAELQRRMPGISQKMLSVTLQGMTRDGLVDRRVEPSVPPRVYYRLTPLGLSLEVPLAMVRAWAEEHMVEVDRANARSRELADDA; from the coding sequence ATGACCCCTTCTCCGCCACAGCCCCGCGACGGGACTCGCGGGGATCTGTTCGATCCGCGGTGCCCGACCCGTCGCCTGCTCGACCGGATCGGTACGAAGTGGATGTCGATGGCCGTCAAAGTGCTGGCGGAGGCGTCCCCGGAGGAGGTGCGCTTCGCGGAACTGCAGCGCAGGATGCCCGGGATCTCACAGAAGATGCTGTCGGTCACCCTCCAAGGCATGACCCGCGACGGCCTGGTCGACCGCAGGGTGGAGCCGTCGGTGCCGCCGCGCGTGTACTACCGGCTCACTCCGCTCGGCCTGTCACTGGAGGTTCCGCTGGCCATGGTCAGGGCCTGGGCCGAGGAACACATGGTCGAGGTGGACCGGGCCAACGCGCGCAGCCGCGAACTCGCCGACGACGCCTGA
- a CDS encoding nuclease, translating into MPMLLIEGDYRILNAKPDGDTVRFDPHDAAFWYDIPGTHKIDKTHRNSRGGANLRLDAIDALETHYLGTGPHEVHQPLDLGAHAARDELLSWLGFTTVQHAGEKVTASTPESVPGFILASAIDVHSRCVALAGRGAPPAGKKSGDWITVDVPLLRTTANHHLLTLGLAFPTFYANLFPDLRTELTAVSQQARSAGLGVWAKDMTTTGAAITGLSSLTDDLVLLPKLFRRLADHLRFAPDSSLDCFPSYLFGGADRFRVLSQGPTAKTLTGLHHVVAVNGGTVRMTHPIEDLVFAEE; encoded by the coding sequence ATGCCCATGCTCCTCATCGAAGGCGACTACCGGATCCTGAACGCGAAACCGGACGGCGACACCGTCCGCTTCGACCCGCACGACGCGGCCTTCTGGTACGACATCCCCGGCACGCACAAGATCGACAAGACACACCGGAACAGCCGTGGCGGCGCCAACCTGCGGCTCGACGCGATCGACGCGCTGGAGACCCACTATCTGGGCACGGGCCCGCACGAGGTGCACCAGCCGCTGGACCTCGGCGCCCACGCCGCCCGGGACGAGCTGCTGAGCTGGCTCGGTTTCACCACCGTCCAGCACGCGGGTGAGAAGGTCACCGCCAGTACTCCCGAGAGCGTGCCCGGTTTCATCCTGGCGAGCGCGATCGACGTACACAGCCGCTGCGTCGCGCTGGCCGGTCGCGGCGCACCCCCCGCGGGCAAGAAGAGCGGCGACTGGATCACCGTGGACGTACCGCTGCTGCGCACCACCGCCAACCACCACCTGCTCACGCTCGGCCTGGCCTTCCCGACCTTCTACGCGAACCTCTTCCCCGACCTGCGCACCGAGCTGACCGCGGTGTCCCAGCAGGCGAGGTCGGCGGGCCTGGGCGTATGGGCCAAGGACATGACGACCACCGGGGCCGCGATCACCGGCCTGTCCTCCCTCACGGACGACCTGGTGCTGCTCCCGAAGCTCTTCCGCCGCCTCGCGGACCACCTGCGCTTCGCGCCCGACTCCTCGCTGGACTGCTTCCCCAGCTACCTCTTCGGCGGCGCCGACCGATTCCGCGTCCTCTCCCAGGGCCCCACCGCCAAGACCCTCACCGGCCTGCACCACGTGGTCGCGGTCAACGGCGGGACGGTACGCATGACCCACCCGATCGAGGACCTGGTCTTCGCCGAGGAATGA
- a CDS encoding SpoIIE family protein phosphatase, whose amino-acid sequence MDTSDELLDTAGPAALLTLDGVIRSLNAAMATALGKSAAQCLGRDFGDLWPTSQRMSAESLVAHAAKTKAVAMRVLDFPARGGAPVASLIEARPVKDPASDEQLVWVHALDARNDLTSLLIPFRMATTAAHLGLWMYSPHDHQLEWLGGAPAVAALFPDPTTSLSRVMSAVHPDDQEALRQLLRSASTQQSPWVRVRYLPQHEGWHQLAAQTRRIQLGYDGPERIFGLIRDDTKQEKRKEEVQAALTAERQRAKDIADFSSALITAGTEQELQQVVLTRLAATFGASGALLALVDEGRLRVSTDAGIAMWEAGVMQGLPLDHPSALPEAIRTGKPQFIPNREDYMRRWPHGAEFPRLGRLGSDYAVSIMPLVEAGNQPLGGWLVTYASGHQPSLDERTLVGTLADLAGQALRRIRLQQARVELATALQKTMLPRLPEHLAGLEVAARYRPSRDGLDIGGDWYDAFEMPDGAVALEIGDVQGHDVDAAALMGQVRLSMRAIAAQERDPGTVLMRTNELLTTMVPPRFASCTMLHLDPRDGQVIGTSAGHVPLLCARKDGSHSVRELPGGPVLGVVPDTVYGEETFTLDEDSVLVMVTDGVVEGPGLTLDAGLERAGALAGAALRDGLNAEETADRVLDAAVAVDHLDDVAVLVVRRA is encoded by the coding sequence ATGGATACCTCGGACGAACTCCTCGACACGGCCGGCCCAGCGGCTCTCTTGACGCTGGACGGTGTCATCCGCAGCCTCAACGCCGCGATGGCCACGGCGCTGGGCAAGTCGGCGGCGCAGTGCCTGGGACGTGACTTCGGCGATCTGTGGCCCACAAGCCAGCGGATGTCGGCCGAGAGTCTCGTGGCCCACGCCGCCAAGACGAAGGCGGTCGCGATGCGGGTGCTGGACTTCCCCGCGCGAGGCGGAGCACCCGTTGCCAGCTTGATCGAGGCGCGGCCGGTGAAGGATCCCGCCAGTGACGAGCAGCTGGTCTGGGTGCACGCACTGGACGCTCGGAACGACCTGACCAGCCTGTTGATCCCGTTCCGGATGGCCACCACGGCCGCCCACCTCGGCCTGTGGATGTATTCACCCCATGACCACCAGTTGGAGTGGCTCGGTGGCGCACCGGCCGTGGCCGCGCTCTTCCCGGATCCCACTACGTCGCTTTCCAGAGTGATGTCGGCCGTGCACCCTGACGACCAGGAGGCCTTGCGGCAGCTCCTGCGCTCGGCCTCCACCCAGCAGTCCCCCTGGGTGAGGGTGCGGTACCTCCCCCAGCACGAGGGCTGGCATCAACTGGCCGCCCAGACCCGTCGGATCCAGTTGGGATATGACGGCCCCGAGCGGATCTTCGGGCTGATCCGCGACGACACCAAGCAGGAGAAGCGCAAGGAAGAGGTGCAGGCCGCGCTGACTGCCGAGCGACAGCGCGCCAAGGACATCGCCGACTTCTCTTCCGCCTTGATCACCGCGGGCACGGAGCAGGAGCTGCAGCAGGTCGTCCTGACCCGGCTCGCCGCGACCTTCGGCGCCAGCGGCGCCCTGCTCGCACTCGTCGACGAAGGCCGCCTGCGTGTCTCCACCGATGCCGGGATAGCCATGTGGGAGGCCGGTGTCATGCAGGGCCTGCCGCTGGACCATCCGAGCGCCCTGCCCGAGGCGATCCGCACCGGCAAGCCGCAGTTCATCCCCAACCGGGAGGATTACATGCGCCGTTGGCCACACGGGGCCGAATTTCCGCGGCTCGGCCGACTCGGCTCCGACTACGCCGTCTCGATCATGCCCCTCGTCGAGGCCGGCAACCAACCGCTCGGGGGATGGCTGGTGACCTACGCCAGCGGACACCAACCGTCCTTGGACGAGCGGACCCTCGTGGGTACGCTGGCCGACCTGGCGGGCCAGGCACTGCGGCGCATCAGGTTGCAGCAGGCACGGGTCGAGCTGGCCACGGCACTGCAGAAGACCATGCTCCCCCGGCTGCCCGAGCATCTCGCGGGCCTGGAGGTCGCCGCCCGCTACCGGCCGAGCCGGGACGGGCTGGACATCGGCGGCGACTGGTACGACGCCTTCGAGATGCCCGACGGGGCGGTCGCCCTGGAGATCGGCGATGTTCAAGGGCATGACGTGGACGCCGCCGCCCTCATGGGACAGGTCCGCTTGTCCATGCGCGCGATCGCCGCCCAGGAACGGGATCCGGGGACCGTGCTGATGCGCACCAACGAGCTGCTGACCACGATGGTTCCCCCACGATTCGCCAGCTGCACCATGCTGCATCTCGACCCGCGCGACGGGCAGGTCATCGGCACCAGCGCCGGCCACGTGCCGTTGCTGTGCGCACGCAAGGACGGCAGCCACAGCGTCCGCGAGCTGCCGGGCGGCCCGGTCCTGGGAGTCGTGCCCGACACCGTGTACGGCGAGGAGACCTTCACCCTGGACGAGGACAGCGTGCTGGTGATGGTCACAGACGGTGTGGTCGAAGGACCGGGCCTCACGTTGGACGCCGGACTGGAGCGAGCCGGAGCGCTGGCCGGCGCGGCCCTCCGTGACGGACTGAACGCCGAGGAGACCGCCGACCGCGTCCTCGACGCCGCGGTCGCGGTGGACCACCTCGACGACGTGGCCGTGCTGGTCGTCCGACGCGCATGA
- a CDS encoding DUF7405 family protein encodes MIDGIAKPPDRAAVADSPPVQEQYILQGEQVVMVNGTGVKSSNGTIAVRVPALHDHVITARLNVPAKAKALQEAQHHLESALLDLERRFPPTPTGVATTVAWGLPYFHHYIPTLGKTSGFFKAGTRYPTYLPVDLMTSKADGHTVYALQEARTFPSDQPPPGFGPVRLEQNDVAVLLRSDSLANIKEAQKFLFGPGNNQAGSLFKVTSIRQGFSGGGFYGQQGLPSKLALAADIPGAQSIPRQAQGFLGFATTLDSNMGPGNIANLETLPGITNQWPNGYFKQGTTMHLSHLFQDLVTWYERNFPQYADRVQAMLQPGLSPAPAPGTLALQPPGQSEAEVAQGVQRYHAYGHTGSMSKVDSTASPTTSNYGKAYPAGTTIPVRGDFDTLDNPFHYTSDPTADHYSKKPAAGLHFISFQPTIAMFNLVRLSMDGHYPDMTLPVAPRSPHAGINSVLQTTHRQNYLVPPRRHRSFPLAEFLV; translated from the coding sequence ATGATCGACGGCATTGCAAAACCACCGGATCGGGCCGCTGTCGCCGACAGCCCGCCCGTGCAGGAGCAATATATCCTGCAGGGCGAGCAGGTGGTCATGGTCAATGGCACTGGCGTGAAGAGCAGCAATGGCACGATTGCCGTCCGGGTGCCGGCCCTGCACGATCATGTCATTACCGCAAGGCTGAATGTGCCGGCGAAAGCCAAGGCGTTGCAGGAGGCGCAGCATCACCTCGAGTCCGCCCTCCTGGATCTGGAACGCCGATTCCCGCCCACTCCCACAGGAGTGGCCACCACGGTAGCCTGGGGACTTCCCTACTTCCACCACTACATCCCGACCCTGGGCAAGACGTCAGGCTTCTTCAAGGCGGGAACACGCTACCCAACGTATCTGCCGGTCGATTTGATGACGTCCAAGGCGGATGGGCACACCGTATATGCGCTGCAGGAAGCCAGGACGTTCCCCAGTGACCAGCCCCCGCCTGGCTTCGGGCCGGTCCGCTTGGAACAGAATGATGTGGCCGTGCTGCTCCGCAGCGACTCGCTCGCCAATATCAAGGAAGCCCAAAAATTCCTGTTCGGGCCTGGAAACAACCAGGCGGGCAGCTTGTTCAAGGTGACGAGTATCCGCCAGGGTTTCTCCGGGGGCGGTTTCTACGGGCAACAGGGCCTGCCGAGCAAGCTGGCGCTGGCAGCCGATATCCCCGGTGCACAGTCGATTCCTCGACAGGCGCAGGGATTCCTCGGCTTCGCCACCACCCTGGACTCGAATATGGGCCCCGGCAACATCGCCAATCTGGAGACCCTGCCCGGCATCACCAACCAGTGGCCCAATGGTTACTTCAAACAGGGGACCACCATGCATCTCTCGCACCTGTTTCAGGATCTGGTGACCTGGTACGAACGGAACTTCCCTCAGTACGCGGATCGTGTCCAGGCGATGCTCCAGCCCGGCCTCTCGCCCGCACCCGCGCCGGGTACGCTCGCCCTCCAGCCGCCAGGTCAAAGTGAGGCCGAAGTGGCGCAAGGGGTCCAGCGGTACCACGCCTACGGACACACTGGGAGCATGTCGAAGGTGGACAGCACCGCGTCACCTACGACCAGCAATTACGGGAAGGCCTACCCGGCGGGGACGACCATTCCGGTGCGCGGCGATTTCGACACGCTGGACAATCCATTCCACTACACATCCGATCCGACGGCAGATCACTACAGCAAGAAGCCGGCGGCCGGGTTGCACTTCATTTCGTTCCAGCCGACGATTGCCATGTTCAATCTCGTTCGGCTCTCGATGGACGGCCACTATCCCGATATGACACTCCCTGTCGCACCGCGCAGCCCCCACGCCGGCATCAACTCGGTCCTGCAGACGACCCACCGGCAGAACTATCTGGTTCCACCACGTCGCCATCGCTCCTTCCCGCTCGCCGAGTTCCTTGTCTGA